aaacaaaataaatataaataatgtattAAATTAATGTGTAActataattaaaaaaaaaatataaatcaaaatttataaatcaataacaaaaataataaaatttcaaaaaaacattaaaaaataataaaaatatatatataattatatatgcaCAATGTTTATATTGTACATATACTTTTATTGTTAAATATTCGgaaaatttatattaatacgAACAAATAACATAAACAAAGTGAATTTAAGTTActtaacaaaaaaaaaaaaaaaatatatatatatatataatatatatatatataagaccgaatgatatatatacaaGGAATTGtctataatattaattgtatatattaatgtagatgcatataataatatattaatttatcattatatacctaaaacatacaaaaaaaaaaatatatattaatatatataatatatacttttatttttttcattaatttttggttttatttatttattttttttttttttgttataaataatgtCTATCATTTgattattcatttaattattaagttatatattttattatttttttttttttttttgtactCCCACAACTGGTGTATgatattttctttttgtttaaaatatacatgAATGTATAAAATTTGCATTCTTCAAATTTTACATATAgatacatatttattttcccaaaataaattatcaacttgctcattttttatattttattttaatcttttgaattattatttagaTCTTCATCATTCTTATTAACCTTTCTTCCATGAATGAATCTTTGTATTAAACCTTTTTTAAGAGGAGAAAATGAAGATGAAGGTGACGATAAAGATGtagaattattattttccttATATTCTGATGAGATATGTTCTTTTTTCATACtatcatatatttcatCTGTTAATTTTTGAGTTAAGTTATTAATTAATCGTTCAGGtaattcatttaataatatatttttaattttgtttaataattcattaGCTGTTTCTTTATCACAATATTGTGctattttattaatattttctaaaCACAATTGTTCgttttttaattttctttGTTTTTTCAACTCTTCgatttctttattattttttaataacgttttttctacatatatacattttttttggtaATCTAAAAGTAATGGgaaaatttttaatttatcataatttttgatgatttttttcaattttaaTTTATGAGCTTCATTCAAGGATTTATTAATCATTctatcaatattatttatatgttcaattcttattaatttaaattctattttaaaataatattttaaatatataagagaagaacaaaaaaatcCATAAAAGAAGTGTAgcataatttttttttcaaactcattaatattttcagTTAATATTTCAGAAATATgttcatttataatataataataaactAATAATGATGGTTTAATCATAGATAGGACTGTTATAATATTccatattataaaatttaaaatatataacattatGGTGAATGATGttttaacatataatttatttttaaagaaaaaatatataggTAAATTTAACATTAATATTTCAATTATGCTCTTGAATTGATAATGTGAATTACATACGAATACTTCATGATGACTAGATTTTATATCACATAAATTTATATCAGTATATTCTGTCTCAGCAgttatattttctttatttacAACATCATTTTGCAAGTCACCAgctttattattattactattgttattattgttactattattattgttactattattattagtaGTAGTGCtactattaataatatcattttggtttttttttaattcttctGCATTTGAAGAACTCATCAAGatattatctttatcaatcattttatcttcatttttttcattacCATTCATACTAATGTTACTAATAGTACTACCCTGGGGTGTATGTTTTGCTTCATCAGTTTcgttattattatttattttaatatcatttatattaatagaTGGTGAGATATGTTCCTCATTTGTTGTACTATTCGTATTGtatgaattatttaaattatctatattatgtatattattcatattatttatggATTCACTCATTTCGTCTTTTACATCATTTATCTCATACTCCTTATCAGTTGTACCATTTTCTTTATCAGTTGTACCATTTTCTTTATCAGTCGTTTCATTTTCCATATCAACCACTTCATTTTTCATATCAACCATTTCGTTTTTCATATCAACCACTTCATTTTTCATATCAACCATTCCATTTTtcatatcatttttttgatttGAAAACTCTTCCTTCGTTGTATCAACCACTTTGACTTCATCCTTTGTTGCCTGTATCCTTCTTAAAGCCATTATAAAATTCCACAAAATCTTTACCAATTTTAAAAGAAGTTTCTTGATATCAAATTTCAAGtcctttttcttttttaaagGATGTTCTTCATATAATGTATTTTCTCCATGTAATACATgtgtattaatataaacaatGTTAAGcattttaaataaaatattattttttttctttagTTTAATTTCAGGACCTACATTATTCTCATTTTGCTCATATGGATTATTATCACTATTAATAATTAACGTATCTGGGTTAGCATTTAATTCAAATTTAAATTTGggtatttttttattttttttgtttttagAATTTTTGgcattttttttttttttttgaagttgattttttataaattcatTATAAGCGTCCTTTGCTAATTGTACACAGTAATTTAATACATTAGTTCTTcttatatctatatatcGTTTACTATctcttttaaatatattacataaatatttataaaaataaaaagaagCCAAGTTTCCAAACacaaatgatataataaatgtaacATTTAATCCATCATATTCTGGAACCATTCCTGGTTCATTAATATCTTCTCTATAAAAATTTGAGAAACTAAAATATGATACAAAATATTGTCTCATCCATTTCTTATAACTAGAATATAatctaaaaatatatattaatataaatattgttagaaaataatatgaatgatatACAGCActttgaaatatatatcttaaCGGACTAAAATATGCAGACACTTCTGctatataaaaatgttttgATAATCTcttaaataatttatcattattataaaaattggaatcaattattttattgatTTTCTTAGTTGCAAAAAATActaataatatgaatattgTTATGTATATTTCAAAATCTATTATTACGgacattattatatctgAGCTATCTTGTGCCATGTTTgaataacaaaaaaaaaaaaaaaaaaaaaaattaaaatatatggaaagagataaaaaaaaaatatatatatataaataaatacttttatatatgttttaatcaaataaacaagagattcatttttttttcttcttttttgtatcctacaaatatatatatatatatatatatttatttatttatttattatattccCTTTTTGTTTGTTCTTTCCttagtaataatatacgtaatgtttttctttttatatatctttataaaaatactTGGTTGTGCTTAATTCtttgtttaatatatataaataaatatattttcatatataatcattattttcaatGGTAActaaatattatatgtatatatatacatacatatatatatctggaacataaaaaataattacaacatcattattttaatatattactttaattctatattttataaggaatatatatatatattatctatGTTATGCTGAattaaaatgtattttattcaattttattcaattttattttattttattttatttttgtaaggaaatataaaaaaaagttaaatattaatatatactaaaatattcatacattatgaattatttaatatataaatacataattttttttctattagaaatattatgctttatcaaaaataaaattagtaattatataatatatatattaataatatttttttttttttttggtttttttttttttttttgtttttttttttttttttttttttttttttttttgatttcTTGACCCttagaatatattaatgtacttttttttttgaataataaatNNNNNNNNNNNNNNNNNNNNNNNNNNNNNNNNNNNNNNNNNNNNNNNNNNNNNNNNNNNNNNNNNNNNNNNNNNNNNNNNNNNNNNNNNNNNNNNNNNNNNNNNNNNNNNNNNNNNNNNNNNNNNNNNNNNNNNNNNNNNNNNNNNNNNNNNNNNNNNNNNNNNNNNNNNNNNNNNNNNNNNNNNNNNNNNNNNNNNNNNNNNNNNNNNNNNNNNNNNNNNNNNNNNNNNNNNNNNNNNNNNNNNNNNNNNNNNNNNNNNNNNNNNNNNNNNNNNNNNNNNNNNNNNNNNNNNNNNNNNNtttttttttataaaaattaatgtataatattattatgaatatatttttattttctaataaaaaataaatattttacatatatttatattaatatatatataatatatttatatataaatataatatatgcAACAACATCgaaaaatttttattattttatatatattttttttttctgggtcgaaaataacaaaaataaaaaagtatatatgaataaatattgttatatatatatatatatatatatatataataatatgtatattaatatatcatatgttatattatagatataattaagaatgttttattaaatatgtatttattattataaatatattattattataattatatttattaataaacaTTCCTATTGTCATaggaaaaaattatatattttatatgaatatatatattttttcttaataa
This region of Plasmodium gaboni strain SY75 chromosome 12, whole genome shotgun sequence genomic DNA includes:
- a CDS encoding putative membrane protein (conserved Plasmodium membrane protein, unknown function) — encoded protein: MAQDSSDIIMSVIIDFEIYITIFILLVFFATKKINKIIDSNFYNNDKLFKRLSKHFYIAEVSAYFSPLRYIFQSAVYHSYYFLTIFILIYIFRLYSSYKKWMRQYFVSYFSFSNFYREDINEPGMVPEYDGLNVTFIISFVFGNLASFYFYKYLCNIFKRDSKRYIDIRRTNVLNYCVQLAKDAYNEFIKNQLQKKKKNAKNSKNKKNKKIPKFKFELNANPDTLIINSDNNPYEQNENNVGPEIKLKKKNNILFKMLNIVYINTHVLHGENTLYEEHPLKKKKDLKFDIKKLLLKLVKILWNFIMALRRIQATKDEVKVVDTTKEEFSNQKNDMKNGMVDMKNEVVDMKNEMVDMKNEVVDMENETTDKENGTTDKENGTTDKEYEINDVKDEMSESINNMNNIHNIDNLNNSYNTNSTTNEEHISPSININDIKINNNNETDEAKHTPQGSTISNISMNGNEKNEDKMIDKDNILMSSSNAEELKKNQNDIINSSTTTNNNSNNNNSNNNNNSNNNKAGDLQNDVVNKENITAETEYTDINLCDIKSSHHEVFVCNSHYQFKSIIEILMLNLPIYFFFKNKLYVKTSFTIMLYILNFIIWNIITVLSMIKPSLLVYYYIINEHISEILTENINEFEKKIMLHFFYGFFCSSLIYLKYYFKIEFKLIRIEHINNIDRMINKSLNEAHKLKLKKIIKNYDKLKIFPLLLDYQKKCIYVEKTLLKNNKEIEELKKQRKLKNEQLCLENINKIAQYCDKETANELLNKIKNILLNELPERLINNLTQKLTDEIYDSMKKEHISSEYKENNNSTSLSSPSSSFSPLKKGLIQRFIHGRKVNKNDEDLNNNSKD